The DNA sequence AGAAATGAGCACCGAGTAAACACCAGAGGATTAACGGTAGACATAAGCGGAGTGTAACCGGTGAATGGTTTTACTATCCTAATCTAAACAAGCTAATTCCAATAGatttttagatataaattgGTACAATAACATGCAAAatacgtaaaaataaatataagagcAAAGTTAAATTAGGATAATTTACCATTGTTTATCGGTGAAAGCTTATTGGATGACACAGCATTTATACTTTTTACTCTTGGGCTTAATCGTCACGTGTTCGGGTTGCATGGGCTCGTGCGGTGGAGCACGTTTGACTTCCACTTGGCCGGATCGAATCTCAGTAACGGCTGTACCGTTTTTGGTACCAATCAAGTCTACTTTTGGAGTGCTTTGTTGGAGAGGACTCGATAGTTTCGTTTCCGGTGATGTCGGTAGGCTGGCCTAGAAACATGTGAATGactcatataatttattgctCTTGACATTTTGGATTAACATAATGAGCAGATTGAACGGCGGAGATCATAAATTcgagtttattgtaaaatttacaTGAAAATGCAGAAATGTGTATATCGTTTGCTAAGTCTTGATGTTTGAACTAACTAGGCCCCGATATGCGCCAAGATTTAGTAATCTTTATTGAATACGGTGTGCTTTGTATTGTGTTatagttaaaaagtttttagtatttaattagtttttaatatttatgaagtGTCTTTGGCATAACTgccatattgttttaaaatacacacaggtgtaaataaataattcctcAAACCTAAGGTAGTAGTTAAATACAGCATTACGAATGAGGCGCATAGTAATACGTTTCATTGATATTTCTTAATGTTAGTGAGTACCCTTTCTATACATTCCATACACTCGaaacatctttaaaaataaaattgaatcgcATTTGTTTCGAAGCTAAAAACTCGACGGCTATCGGACCAATTCGtgcattttttctttatttactcTGAACTCTGTAGGTAAGtaggtactaaaaaggtaaCACGAAACGAAGTCGCGgggttaattgtttttatttagacTAGCATTATAATCCTGTagatgtaatataatatatggtaACTGAGAAGTAGCAAAAATGTATGACTGCTTTTAAATCAGATTGAATTCGGAATTATAACGGATACGTTAAGTCGTCGATGTCAATGTGTTACTATTAAGTATTCTAAGCAAGAGCCCTTCACACTACCATAAATAGAGAAGTCCCAAATAGAAAGCTACCTTCCATAATGGGACATCCGCCGCTGAATTTGTTATATCTAAGAAATTGTTCCAACTAGTCAATTACATCCCATAGTCATTTGCTaattggtaaattatttttgcctAATTCATATTTGGCCTATTAAGCCAATAACCGCAATTGACAAACGATTGCTAGAATTAATAGTGAACCATTTTGTATTGAGAAATTAGGGACACAATAGCAACTCTGTATCTATGATGGTAAAAAAACTTTCTGTCAAATGgtctaatttatatacataatatgttctGGCTGATTCATCAACGCCTTATGTACATATTACGATTTTGGGAAACTCAAAACCTACAGTGGTCAAAAGGCGGTTTTGGTAGACTACATTTAAAGATTGAGGTACTACACATATGTGCAGTCAActagaaaaattatatttaatattacgtcagggggcctcatagcctagcggtcttattaagtggctaggtgaggggtaccgggtttgattcccggttcgagggcaatttttaatttaattcaaatttgttctcggcctttggaagggttgtgcggtaccgggcgagtgcctataccgtacatggaggacatggtcgaatttctaaggcaaaaagcacgaattataaaaatcttatacttgacgctggctaatgcacaaaccgtgccagagccataataaaaaaataaaaatattacgtcACCCGAATAGgtgggtaaattttttttccatgTTCCcagttttgtatatttaatttctttagtaACGTGCTTTGATTACCAAAAATAATGAAGTaactcaatataaaaatactattgtaataattgcgtCATAGATATCATTTACATTAGAAGCTATATATCATTAACACTTAAACGCTTTAACACAATGCATTACGCTTCTTTgtggtaaaaataaaagtatttgtataaaaactttaaacaaatacttttatttaactttttacaCAATACATACCATTGCGATTACCTTTTCAGAGCTTATTACTTCCTCGTCTTCGTCAGAAGAAAGCAGCGGGACACCAGTGTTTGGCGTTGGAGTTATAGGTTTACCGCCCTTGATCAGAGAGACAATTTCATCTGCCTCCCGGCTCAAGTCTCCGTCGGGCCTGAAGGGGTTATCCCACCCACTCTCCGTGCTGAAATAGTTATGCAGTCAATATagtcataaattatatacattatacctTAAAATAGGTCCTTACGTCAGaaatgattaatatttatacaaaaaataaaaataaaattgacatTGTTTACTCCTACTTGATTTTAACTAGTAGACCTTGACcattaaataagtattaagtgATCTTAGCACACATATTCACACCAATATGTTTACAAAACAGTGAAGGTGCTACATTGATGAGTCATTTTAGTGTTCCGCTAtatttttaccttttaaaaAGCTCAAACATTAAAATTGGCTCGTGTCGTATCCGAAAACTATACGACTATCTGTAGCATAGCGTATTGTCATAACGTTAGTTAATAAATGCTTACTCCAGTTACAATTTGAATAGCTCTCGAGAAATCATTAAACTTAACTGTTTTAGCACGATTTTAAGAAATCGCGAAAGAGCTTTACGTCCTAAGATTAAATCTTTCCTTACATATTTCGAGAAACATAACATTCGTGTTAAGATAAGTATCTATTAAATGAATCCCACGAACGTTACGTAAACAGACGGAACGGTTATATGAAcccaaatataattttctagaTGTCCATGAACATATTATGATTCAATCGTAAACGGTCAAACAGATGATGTCTCgaccttttaattaaaacaatttatattggTTATGTGgcatgaaatttaaaaatggtggCAATTACTACTAAACTTATCTTTACAAATGGcgagatattatatatatatcatataaggAAAATCAGGCTTATTAGTCGGTGCGGACCAGAATACACTTTACAACTACCCGGTAGTAACGTCGCCCGGACAAGCAATGTCCTAGTATACCTAACGaatacacattaaaaaattataataatcgcTCAAGTTGAATTAAATGTTCTGCTAAATAcctaagtatttaaaaatacttttatgtaCTGTAAAGAGTCAATACTTGTGTGCGTCGTTAACTTATTGTAAAAcgttttcaaattattaaaattgatatcaCTCAATTGTCGTTTAGTATATTTAACTCTGTGCTAGTTATTCTAGAAAcgtgaataataaatattgcacAGTCAATGTAGGGCTTTATAAAAGCTAAAATTAGACACAATTGTGATCTACCGATCAATACCAATTGTATGAAAAACGATAGATAATACAAAGTATCAATGCATTTGGGTGGGAATACGATAAAATGATTGCATTTGTAACCAGAACAAAAATAAGTGATGCCGTCATCACTGGCTTTAACAAAGGACAgacattgaataaaaaattcctGCTGCCAACAAACTGTTtcatgtaatttattatacctCATCAGACTAAATCTAAAACAATTAGGCTTGTTTATTCAACAGGAGACTGCGTTAGTCTTAAACATGGAAAAGGACAATTTGCAAGGCAAATTTGAATGTTGTATTAAACTTGTCTCCGTTTGAAACTCGAtttcacatatattttaaatatataaagaattatGATTTATCCATCAGGGATGCTTTCGGGACGATTGCGGAAAACTCTTCCATCCTCATTTATCTTTTCCATTATCAAAACCACAATGTTGgttacaaaatacataatatgcaTATTAATAACAGTAGTAATTCAAGCTTTGAGGTGATCTACGAGAAAAGATTATAACGTTTTGACGGGGACCCTATATTTTTCAAGTACAatgttttttagttattttatttgtattaaacctTCAgactgttttttaaatttcatacttAAAGAAATCTACACGAacttgtaatattatatacaaaagttCCTCGCGCAATAAAAGGAACAATCATtgcaataatttaaagtttaaaccctAAAAccttttgattttatataacGAAATAACAAAGCAAAAAACAACTACCGTATAGAACTTGATCTTAATAAGGGATAAGTATACAACTAAGACTTTTAGAtaattcatttagtttttaactaaatatacaatattaatagcAATTTAAATCAAGTAACTCATTAAATGCTTAATACAGTGAAATTAGTCTCGAGAAATTTTTGCATATGTAGTGGTGTGTATATTACTCAGATCTTAGAGCGCGTTTCCACTATATCGTTCTGGcctatacaaaaatgtttcgaTATCCTaacattactatttaatattatacttatccCTAGCAACACTCTGATTtttgttatcaataaaaacaagtttttatttaaaaaaaaaggttttgactttataaaaaaaaggtgtgTGCGCGATTCACACACgatagaagtgaaacttcaaaGAGGAGAGaccgatatatatttttttttcctttcatcTAGGTTTTTAAAACTCCGGGGGGTCTACGGGGgggtcaaaatttatttttggccTAGGACGCACCGTTTCCGAGATATTTCAatctaaagcaaaaaatcgtCACTTGATAGTGGAAAGTGGAAACACGCACAAAACCAGAATAAACCAGTTTACGCTGTCCGCAGGTGCCACGTGCAGTCCGGCGTCAGTCGCTTGGTACTGTTAGAACATAAAGCACACATttcattcaaaaattataattattacgttaattgttaaattttgtatttgttgattgttgttattgtttgttattattgttataatatttgttgaaGTGTTTAATTTGTGTGTAAGTGTTGCaactttatattgttaattaaaaatggctcCAGTGTTAAAACATGGTCGAGGCAAGCCTTTGACTTCTCAAACTAAAGAAGTTTTGTACTGTTTGtacaaatatttcgaaaatgaGTGTAATAAAAACCCGAGCAGTATTATGACTCCCACTCAATAACTCCCGCTAAATCAACGGGAATTTCAATAGCATCCGTCAGAAAGGTAGTATCAGAAAGCAAATGTCGACCTTCAGATCAGGaagtaacatttaaatctCCTAAAAAGAAACCGAATCGTAAACCTACAATAGTAATCGATAACTTTGATCAGCAAGTTATCAGAAGAACAATTCATGACTTCCACAtcacaaataaagaaattccCACTTTGAAAACTTTGCACgcaaaattaaaagaagataTCGATTATAAAGGTTGTGTCAGCACGTTACGAAAACACGTCATGTCATTAGGTTTTAATTGGAAGCAAACAGAAGATAACCGGAAACTTCTTATGGAAAAACACGAAATTAGATACTtgcgaattaattatttgatgaaaattgcTGAATATCGTGAACAACGCCGACCAATTGTTTACACCGAcgaaacatatatacatacatcacATACCCTCTCGAAATCTTGGTCAGATGGAAGCACTTCAGGTTTGAAGCAACATATATCGAAAGGCAACCGCTTAATCATTGTTCATGCCGGTGGTATGGATGGCTTTATACCAAATGCATTGCTTATGTTTAAAGCCAACCAAAAAAGTGGAGATTACCACGACAATATGAACTATGACAACTATTCAAGGTGGATTCAAACTCAATTAATACCCAACTTACAACCAAATagtgttgttgttgttgacaACGCACCATATCATAACTCAATACAAAATCCTGCACCGAATAGTAATTCTAGAAAACAGCAAATGATTGACTGGCTGACATTGCGAAACATTGAGCATTCATCCACGTTGCTTAAGCCTCAATTATATGAACTGATTCTGCAAAACAAGGCGAGATTTGTAGAGTACAAGATAGACGAAATATTACGACAGCACGGTCATACTGTGCTGCGTTTACCACCATACCATCCGGAGTTTAAtcctatagaaaatatatgggGGATAGTGAAAACATATGTCGCAAAAAAGAATGTCGCAATGAATATGAAGGTTATAATGTCATTAGCTGAAGAAAAAATGAACGCCATAACTGTAGAGGAATGGAGAAAAGTTTGTCTGCATGCTATTGAGGAGGAAAACAAATATCAGGGTAGAGACGCAGCTTTAGACACAATATCAGAAcgaatcataattaatttaaataattcatctgATGAAAGCGAGGATGGGGATGATTGTGATATGCCTGGGGTTGATgaattattagaataaaacatttatggcCGGAGAACACCTAATTCATACACGTCTTCACTGAAGTGAAAACCGGCATTCACTGCTTGTAATATTTGGAACTGGCTTATCTGCCTCATACAGTTCCATAGATTACAATGCAGTGGATACACATTTTCACGTCCGTATTAGTACGTAGTGCGTATGCGTAGACGTGTACGCATTTGGTGTGCTCCAGCCACAAACGTAtattacctttaaaaaaataaaaactaaaaataaaatgttgtttttttttttatttgctgaCCATACACTACTACAAACGCAAAAATTTCTCCAAGCTAATTTACCTGTACTAGCATCGTATTAAACTTCGGAATTATAAAGTTGTAATAAGTTAccacaaatatttaatcaataacGAAATTTATCGCCTGGGTGATTAGAAATCGATTAATCTCAAGTACTAAATGTGTGTATTACCTTATCTGCCTATTGTACATAACGTGTTCTGCCATGTCTGCGTTGGCTGCGGCCGAAAGTAAAGTCGCGTAGAGTACGTGCGACTCCTGCGCCGGTGGTGGAGAAAGACACTGTGGCCTCGCTCCTTGATAGAAAGACACACGAACCTTCGAACGCTCCGAACTGAAAAATGGAATTACTTGAGATATTTCCtcaaacttttataaaaaaatcgcatCACATAACTTTCAGGTATCGCTTAGCAGCAAGCgcattatacaaaattaaatatttaaaatatatgaaacttGTAATGAATGTATGGGCATtacaaattatgtatgtatatctaaaATACAAGTATAAGCTCTGTTACAAAGGCACTTAAAACAGTTGAATGCCATCAAGTCTGACCTCTATATAAGTTACATAACATTTTTCCCTGATTCAATGAATCACAAACTTTACATAGActaaaaattactatttaagtttaacacactactatttaaaatagtaatattgaTAAAAGTGCTATATACAACTCTCAATATTACACTAAAAATGTCTAATAAGAAATTAGAGTTtgtaaaatactaattattaactaagcAACTGGtaatcatttaagtattcttgTTAAATCCATATATAAACTactatctaaaatatttattaattcattttagtttaataattgtacatCACAATTTGCATTAAAACAAGCATATCCTATAGGACTATATtaacaattcaaaaataaatagtgaAGGTTTGCTACTATAAGAAATTTGCCAAAATGACTAATAAACAAACTGCTAGACTTTATAATTGCGGAAGTAACATTAGCCTATTTTATTCATAGATTGTCTGACAGTAGTCAAAGTCAAGTATTCATATTCAACAGTTACATAACAATCGCTGAGCAATCATAGCACATTAGCAACAGCCAGAGTTACTaaacacaatattaaaattgaaggTAATTCAATGACAGCCCCAGTTCTTTTATTAGCTGATGACCGCTTTGCCACCCACATGTTTATTAACTTCAATATAAAACATCATTTAGCCTAATGTACTTTTGACAAGCAATTTTGCTGTTTGTGAAATACCAAATTGGACATAAATAAAAGCCAATTTCAGTCTAGATAGAAATTAGACACATGTCAAGagcaaaagaaattaatttcaccactttttgtttgtttcttaATGTTCCTTGTgtaaattttctaaatatagaatccatagtattatatattttagatattttttattacgcaCAGACTTAGGCCTTGATATTCAATCTGCCATACTTCCTTAGGGGCATGGAGCAGAGGAACATTTTTACAAGTTCCCTcctgaaataattattgttttgctaGGAATTAAAGCCTCTAAAGGTTAGATGCGAGCTAAGCCATGGGgtacaaaatatgtacataactacaacaaaattataataatgtaatattaagggaattaaatacataaatattttggactttatacttaaaagttaACACAGGAACAAAACAattgcaattaatttttaattaaaaatatttagcagaaacaagtaaattttatgaacTGTTGCTAGAAACATAAACAAAGAACTTGAGTACCTAATATACTGAGCAAAATTTCCTATATTAACAACTTACATCAATAAAACAAGACTTGAGGACAAAATGTGAATTCAGATTTGGAATAAAAATGGAAATGACGTTTCTCCGCGCGGCCTTGCAGCCAACCTAACGCGCAGGGCGGGTCCTCAATTTAGGGTTACGacgataattattttataaatagagttttaaaacatttgcCAATAAACAGTACATTTACATGGAAAGTCTTAGTTATTGACCttgtaattttaacatttatctAGAGCTGCAGGTAGTTATGTGCTTAAAATTCAGTTTTCATGACGTCATGTTCGAGTTCTTAacatgaaaattaaaactcTTTATGGCTACGTTAAGCAGCCGGTTCATAGTGTGCAtgaattttttacttaagagcttatttttttctacctTGCCCAAACTTAAAAGCCTTATTATTGAAAACCCATTGCGCAGCATAGAAATGACGTGAACAGTTCACGAAAAGTACATACCAATAATCACGATCACGATTTACGGCCGGCAATCACTTAATTTCAAACATGTAACACTTTTCCAATTTACTTATTCAAGAAGCCATAAAAATGATAACATCGAAGGAAATGCACTACGAGTTTCGGACTTATAGAGCTGGAATAGTTTGGCGCGTCGGCACTTTGTTCATAACATCGATCTCGAACTCTCGGATGCTAGAAGCGGTCGGTCGCGCGCGGGGCCGTGTCGAATGAAGCAAAAAGTACGGATTACGGAACGCCGAACGCTGAACGCTACGAAGTTGATCGCGGATCGTGACCGTCGCTGTCATTCGCATCGGTCTATACCTGACTTTGACATATTGATTGGCATTTGGCATAATTATTACTCGTGTTAAGTTGTTCCCCGTTTGCCTATTAtcaattttgttatttcgaaATTAGATCCAATccgaaaattataaataatttcgtaATATTTCCTTGCATATAGTATATCAATGAATATATGTatcttataaaatttgtaataagaAATACTTTTACTTGTGATCATTTTCACACTTTGTACCTATAGTCATTTCTGTTAATGtattaagtacatattattatgtataccGTTTCGAAAGATGGTGTAAAAAGACAAATAATTAGctatgaaacaatatttcgtaaaatacATGTTAATTAAAGAATGGTTCTGAGCGTAACATAATGCTTAGTAATAGCCATGAACTTGATCTTGATAGCTGCCGAAATGTAATCACGtgagtttaaaaataactctGTGAAATACTTGTTTCTTGAAATCCGCTAGTTTTATAGCCTAATGTAGCTTGATAATACAAATTCGTCACGTTAGCTATGGAAGCGGTGGCATTTTACTTCGGTCACAGTACTGTTATAGTGAACAGGAGAACTaagattatttacaataaattactttaaaaatatttcctcgTCTGTTTACTGATTGTTGACTTTCTAGATGTAAGAGTTGTTGGTACAACaacattgtaatatatttaaaaggaaaTTGAAATACCTTCTTTCGATATTTTTGTGTATGCAATCGCGCTTGCGacaaacaaatgaataaaacatacTCCATCATTAAAATAAGTGAACGTACTCGTCTTCAACGGGCGTGTATAGGAACGTGGTCTCTTGTAGATTTGGTGGTGGGGAGTTCTCTGGTTCCTCTTGCAGAGGGCTTTCATAGATGAGAGTCTCAACCATCGATCCTTTTGAACTGCCGAAGGAAACCCTGTGAAGAAATTGACGCATTAGATCCAAGTATGTCTATCTTGTAAACGCAAATATTCATAATGAAATATATCATGTGTCAGCGTGCAACTAGAGTCTCTCTCTTTATCACAGCGTCAACATAATTTGAAAGAAACGAACGAAAGAGCTCTTTAGTTAAGAGCGGGGTTAGTTAGGTTTTGGCTTTATACTATAAAAAGAAGCAAGCAATATACTGGCTGTAACAGTTTTGATTGTTTAATTCGATTATCTCAGTACAAATACagcgtaaaaatatttccgaaCTCCTGAGGATAAAATATCGTTGATTTTCTCTTACGGTTGTGGTATTTTTCTCGATTGATTTTTTAGTTGcgtagaatttattaaaagatagTAGAGCCGTACcaacttaattaaaatctttagaGTGCTCAAGGCGTAACAATCAATTTTCCttgtgaaatatttaaagattattaatatagaaaaacttATGAACtatgaaaagaaaattaccaattattttacgaaatatttctatcgatatgataaatatttaagtaaaaagaaaaacattttgtCATTTGTGACAACTGCAATCATTTATTAGTATTTGCATTAACTTTCCTTTTTTGATACcgtgtttttactttattgGTTAGT is a window from the Pieris napi chromosome Z, ilPieNapi1.2, whole genome shotgun sequence genome containing:
- the LOC125062864 gene encoding uncharacterized protein LOC125062864 isoform X2 yields the protein MLSYMVPVDEKPPPVPGKGRMALELAGSPGSPESTAKKRTNISKESSSSSFTSDLTVSSSTPSGVLDKPKHKLLNNGSKHTSLKRVSFGSSKGSMVETLIYESPLQEEPENSPPPNLQETTFLYTPVEDDSERSKVRVSFYQGARPQCLSPPPAQESHVLYATLLSAAANADMAEHVMYNRQISTESGWDNPFRPDGDLSREADEIVSLIKGGKPITPTPNTGVPLLSSDEDEEVISSEKASLPTSPETKLSSPLQQSTPKVDLIGTKNGTAVTEIRSGQVEVKRAPPHEPMQPEHVTIKPKSKKYKCCVIQ
- the LOC125062864 gene encoding uncharacterized protein LOC125062864 isoform X1, producing MLSYMVPVDEKPPPVPGKGRMALELAGSPGSPESTAKKRTNISKESSSSSFTSDLTVSSSTPSGVLDKPKHKLLNNGSKHTSLKRVSFGSSKGSMVETLIYESPLQEEPENSPPPNLQETTFLYTPVEDDSERSKVRVSFYQGARPQCLSPPPAQESHVLYATLLSAAANADMAEHVMYNRQISTESGWDNPFRPDGDLSREADEIVSLIKGGKPITPTPNTGVPLLSSDEDEEVISSEKVIAMASLPTSPETKLSSPLQQSTPKVDLIGTKNGTAVTEIRSGQVEVKRAPPHEPMQPEHVTIKPKSKKYKCCVIQ